From a single Budorcas taxicolor isolate Tak-1 chromosome X, Takin1.1, whole genome shotgun sequence genomic region:
- the EOLA1 gene encoding protein EOLA1 has translation MKFSCLSSRQPSMGFVLNSVKILEMWWQPILCSHWHCILAAAHIAHRDWEDASWRELLEQMLGMRPAQIQALLWDGDKFSHGVIMGLVDTGDTLLCPENIGHDEVKELENQALLPALGQKYLTVLTNPCWLLQPIPGWAGKDMFQVDIPEHLIPFGQEACPDWVLKRKVTKRPAHGDTIQLPPGPGRACLVESESAPPWGALPTWYGVWGQDFPHAVLLWPQ, from the exons ATGAAGTTCAGCTGTCTGTCCTCCCGACAGCCTTCCATGGGTTTCGTCTTAAACAGTGTCAAGATCCTGGAAATGTGGTGGCAGCCCATCCTATGCAGCCACTGGCACTGTATCCTGGCAGCAGCCCACATCGCACACCGGGACTGGGAGGACGCATCCTGGCGGGAGCTGCTGGAGCAGATGCTGGGGATGAGACCCGCCCAGATACAGGCCTTGCTGTGGGATGGGGACAAGTTCAGCCATGGAGTGATCATGG GTCTGGTGGACACTGGGGACACTTTGCTGTGCCCAGAAAACATAGGTCATGACGAGGTGAAGGAGCTGGAGAATCAAGCCCTGCTACCAGCTCTGGGACAGAAGTACCTGACTGTGCTTACCAACCCCTGCTGGCTGCTTCAGCCCATCCCGGGGTGGGCTGGAAAGGACATGTTCCAGGTGGACATCCCCGAGCACCTGATCCCCTTTGGTCAGGAGGCCTGTCCAGACTGGGTTCTTAAGAGGAAGGTGACCAAGAGACCAGCTCATGGTGACACTATCCAGTTGCCACCAGGCCCTGGACGTGCCTGTCTGGTTGAGTCTGAATCGGCCCCACCCTGGGGTGCACTGCCCACTTGGTATGGGGTCTGGGGCCAGGACTTCCCTCATGCCGTGCTGCTCTGGCCTCAGTGA
- the LOC128069433 gene encoding LOW QUALITY PROTEIN: basic proline-rich protein-like (The sequence of the model RefSeq protein was modified relative to this genomic sequence to represent the inferred CDS: deleted 5 bases in 4 codons): MAAHLTLGPPRPSPPPTPPPPPPPPPPPPPPPPPPPPPPLPPPPPPPAPPPPTAPTTGPHHPPPPPPPPPPPPTAPTTGPHCPPPPPTAPTRHHPPPPAPIAPPPPPTAPTPPPPPPPAPSPPTGPHHPQPPPPPPTPPPPPPTGPHHPQPPPPPPHRPPPPPTGPHHPQPPPPPPPTGPPPPPPPPPAPIAPTGPHHPQPPPPPPPPAPPPPPPPPPAPSPPTGPHHPQPPPPPPTAPTPPPPPPPPPPTAPTPPPPPPPAPIAPHRPQPPHPPPPPPPPAPSPPPPPPPPPPAPAPPPNPPPPPPPPPPPPPPPPAPAPIAPHPPPPLPPPPPLPPPPPPPTAPTTGPHRPPPPPSLPPPPPAPIAPTAPNPPPPPPPAPIARHRPHPPTAPHSPHRPPPPPPPPPPPPPPNPPPPPPPPPPPPPPPPAPAPIAPHPPPPPPPPHRPHPPHRPPPLPPPPPPPPPPAPPPPPPPPPPPPPPPPPAPAPIAPPPPPPPAPSPPPPPPPPPPPPPLPPPHGPPPPSHPPIGPHRPPPPPPPAPIAPHPPTPPPPPPPAPIPPPPHPPHRPPPPPPPPPPPPPPTAPTPPTAPHCPHHPPPAPTTPNPHHRPPPPPPPPHRPPPAPPPAQESSRNQEVKAEVYAPCPQVREKRRSRQCQESSQSEDYGLSRQEEVPSTSHDQEDTKSSLPCTTAAEYLQLVFGLEVKEVDPSEHTYILVPTLGLTLNEMLRDGQGLPKPSFLVVILCLIAVEDDRAPEEIWRTLGRMEVCPRREHYIFGEPRELLTQVWVQEGYLEYQQVPDGDPGCYEFLWGP, from the exons ATGG CTGCTCACCTCACTCTGGGGCCTCCAAGACCgtcaccccccccaacccccccaccgcccccaccgcccccaccgccaccacccccacccccaccgccaccaccccc gcccccactccccccaccgcccccaccaccagccccaccaccccccaccgcccccaccaccggcccccaccaccccccaccgcccccaccaccg cccccaccgccccccaccgcccccaccaccgGCCCCCAttgccccccaccgccccccactgCTCCCACccgccaccaccccccaccaccggCCCCCAttgcccccccaccgccccccactgCTCCCACCccgccaccacccccaccaccggCCCCATCGCCCCCCAccggcccccaccacccccaacccccaccaccgccccccacaCC gcccccaccgccccccaccggcccccaccacccccaaccgccaccaccgcccccccaccgtcccccaccgccccccaccggcccccaccacccccaacccccaccaccgcccccacccACCGGCCCCC cgCCACCACCGCCCCCACCACCGGCCCCCATCGCCCCAAcaggcccccaccacccccaacccccaccaccgcccccacCACCGGCCCCC cccccaccaccgcccccacCACCGGCCCCATCGCCCCCAAcaggcccccaccacccccaaccccccccaccgccccccaccgctcccacccccccaccaccccc ccccccaccgccccccactgctcccacccccccaccgcccccaccaccgGCCCCCatcgccccccaccgcccccaacccccccacccccccccaccgcccccaccaccgGCCCCATCG CCCCCAccgccaccacccccgcccccacccgcaCCGGCCCCC ccccccaaccccccaccgcccccaccgcccccaccgccaccacccccgcccccacccgcaCCGGCCCCcatcgccccccacccccccccaccgctcccaccccccccaccgctcccaccccccccaccaccccccaccgcccccaccaccgGCCCCcatcgccccccaccccccccatcgctcccacccccaccaccggCCCCCATcgcccccaccgcccccaaccccccaccgcccccaccaccgGCCCCCATCGCCcgccaccgcccccacccccccaccgccccccactccccccaccgccccccaccgcccccaccccccccaccacc AccgccaccccccaaccccccaccgcccccaccgcccccaccgccaccacccccgcccccacccgcaCCGGCCCCCAtcgccccccacccgcccccaccgcccccacccccccaccgcccccacccaccccaccgccccccaccgctcccacccccccccccaccgcccccaccaccgGCCCCC cccccaccgcccccaccgcccccaccgccaccacccccgcccccacccgcaCCGGCCCCCAtcgcccccccaccgcccccaccaccgGCCCCatcg cccccaccgcccccaccccccccaccgcccccaccccccctcccacccccccacggccccccacccccctcccacccccctatCGGCCCCCatcgccccccaccgcccccaccaccgGCCCCcatcgccccccacccccccacccccccaccgcccccaccaccgGCCCCcatc cccccacccccccaccccccccaccgccccccaccgcccccaccccccccaccccccccaccgccccccaccgcccccaccccccccaccgccccccactgcccccaccaccccccaccggcccccaccacccccaacccccaccaccggcccccaccgcccccacccccaccccaccggcccccaccggccccaccccccgcccaagA GAGCTCCAGGAACCAGGAGGTGAAGGCTGAGGTCTATGCCCCATGTCCACAGGTCAGAGAAAAGAGGAGGTCCAGGCAGTGCCAGGAGTCAAG CCAATCTGAAGACTATGGCCTCAGCAGGCAAGAAGAAGTACCAAGCACCTCGCATGACCAGGAAGACACCAAGTCCTCGCTCCCATGCACTACAG CTGCAGAGTACCTGCAGCTGGTCTTTGGTTTGGAGGTAAAGGAGGTGGACCCCAGTGAGCACACCTATATCCTggtccccaccctgggcctcacCCTCAACGAGATGCTGAGGGATGGGCAGGGGTTGCCCAAACCCAGCTTCCTGGTGGTGATCTTGTGCCTGATTGCTGTGGAGGACGACCGTGCTCCTGAGGAGATATGGAGAACACTCGGGAGGATGGAGGTGTGTCCCCGGAGGGAGCACTACATCTTTGGGGAGCCCAGGGAGCTGCTGACACAAGTTTGGGTGCAGGAGGGGTACCTGGAGTACCAGCAGGTGCCTGATGGCGACCCTGGTTGCTATGAGTTCCTGTGGGGTCCCTGA
- the LOC128069434 gene encoding melanoma-associated antigen 10-like codes for MPVVPTNELCTSEEDLQGQIQAQGPVEAQLLGAEAEDASTPVASFPPDSSSSAAVDAEVLFKQAVKVMTAELLEFLLLKYGTKEPIFQAEMLNRVLRDNQAHFPLVFRKATQCLQLAFGVDMKEVDDREHIYVMVPTLGLTLNEMQRGGQSIPKAGLLVTVLSLIVVAGDRVCEEKVWGALSKMGVFAGIEHCIYGEPKELLTQVWVQAGYLEYRQVPYSRPARYEFLWGPRAYAETSKQQVKDYLHRVNGRRPRFFPPRCA; via the coding sequence ATGCCTGTGGTCCCGACGAATGAGCTCTGCACTTCTGAGGAAGACCTTCAGGGCCAAATCCAGGCCCAGGGCCCAGTGGAGGCGCAGCTCCTGGGGGCTGAGGCAGAGGATGCCTCAACCCCTGTGGCCTCCTTCCCTCCAGACTCATCGTCCTCTGCCGCTGTGGATGCGGAGGTCTTGTTCAAGCAGGCTGTGAAAGTGATGACGGCTGAACTACTGGAGTTCCTGCTCCTCAAGTATGGCACCAAGGAGCCGATTTTCCAGGCTGAAATGCTGAATAGGGTCCTCAGGGATAACCAGGCCCACTTCCCACTGGTCTTCCGTAAAGCCACACAGTGCCTGCAGCTGGCCTTTGGCGTGGATATGAAAGAGGTGGACGACAGAGAGCACATCTATGTCATGGTCCCCACCCTGGGTCTCACCCTCAATGAGATGCAGAGGGGTGGGCAGAGCATACCAAAGGCTGGCCTCCTGGTGACGGTCCTGAGCCTGATTGTCGTAGCAGGGGACCGGGTCTGTGAGGAGAAGGTCTGGGGAGCACTCAGCAAGATGGGGGTATTTGCTGGGATAGAGCACTGCATCTATGGGGAGCCCAAGGAGCTGCTGACCCAAGTGTGGGTGCAGGCAGGGTACCTGGAGTACCGTCAGGTGCCTTACAGCCGCCCTGCTCGTTACGAGTTCCTGTGGGGTCCCCGGGCCTATGCAGAGACCAGCAAGCAGCAAGTCAAGGACTATCTGCACAGGGTCAATGGAAGGCGTCCCAGGTTCTTCCCACCCCGGTGTGCATAG